A genomic region of Lagenorhynchus albirostris chromosome 18, mLagAlb1.1, whole genome shotgun sequence contains the following coding sequences:
- the LOC132508555 gene encoding protein tyrosine phosphatase type IVA 2-like: MNRPAPVEISYENMRFLITHNPTNATLNKFTEELKKYGVTTLVRVCDATYDKAPVEKEGIHVLDWPSDDGAPPPNQIVDDWLNLLKTKFREEPGCCVAVHCVAGLGRAPVLVALALIECGMKYEDAVQFIRQKRRGAFNSKQLLYLEKYRPKMRLRFRDTNGHCCVQ, from the coding sequence ATGAACCGTCCAGCCCCTGTGGAGATCTCCTATGAGAACATGCGTTTTCTGATAACCCACAACCCTACCAACGCTACCCTCAACAAGTTCACAGAGGAACTTAAGAAGTATGGAGTGACAACTTTGGTTCGAGTTTGTGATGCTACATATGATAAAGCACCAGttgaaaaagaaggaatccaCGTTCTAGATTGGCCTTCTGACGATGGAGCGCCACCCCCTAATCAGATAGTTGACGATTGGCTAAACCTACTAAAAACCAAATTTCGTGAAGAGCCAGGTTGCTGTGTTGCAGTGCATTGTGTTGCAGGACTGGGAAGGGCACCTGTGCTGGTCGCACTTGCTTTGATTGAATGTGGAATGAAGTACGAAGATGCAGTTCAGTTTATAAGACAAAAAAGAAGGGGAGCATTCAATTCCAAACAGCTGCTTTACCTGGAGAAATACCGACCTAAGATGCGATTACGCTTCAGAGATACCAATGGGCATTGCTGCGTTCAGTAG